Proteins encoded by one window of Deinococcus sedimenti:
- a CDS encoding CBS domain-containing protein, producing MTTLRDIMTTDLTTTDPRATLKEVATLMREQDIGNVLIMDGDRLSGIITDRDIVIRAVAYGHDLGSAATDYATGSVFTMDAGASVQEAAKAMADRQLRRLPVTDGAKVVGIVSLADLATRASGGADEQALQGISQPTI from the coding sequence ATGACCACCCTGCGCGACATCATGACCACCGACCTGACCACCACCGACCCCCGCGCCACCCTGAAGGAGGTCGCCACGCTGATGCGCGAACAGGACATCGGCAACGTGCTGATCATGGACGGCGACCGGCTGAGCGGCATCATCACCGACCGGGACATCGTCATTCGCGCCGTGGCATACGGGCACGACCTGGGCAGCGCCGCGACCGACTACGCCACCGGCAGCGTGTTCACCATGGATGCGGGCGCCAGCGTGCAGGAGGCCGCGAAGGCCATGGCGGACCGTCAGCTGCGCCGCCTGCCCGTCACGGACGGCGCGAAGGTCGTCGGGATCGTAAGCCTCGCGGACCTCGCCACGCGGGCCAGTGGCGGCGCGGACGAACAGGCCCTGCAGGGCATCAGCCAGCCCACGATCTGA
- a CDS encoding aminotransferase-like domain-containing protein: MTTPSPAPLAFDLDGTLSRRAQSMTASAIREILKVTQQPDVISFAGGLPAPELFPLDEVRAASNRVLDVYGPAALQYSTTEGHAPLREWIGAQAGIPARNVQIVTGSQQGLDLLGKVLIDEGDVVLVEAPTYLGALQSFQPYLPRYVQVPTDDGGIDVDALEEVLKTTRAKLLYAVPNFQNPTGRTLSAERRRRLVELTAQHGVLLIEDDPYGQLRFTGEAAPSLYSLGLDLHGDADRNHVIYSSSFSKTLVPGLRDAWVQAAAPIINKLIQAKQGADLHTPTFNQMIIAELVDTVLPRQIERVRQAYGERARLMLERIHADFPAGVQSTTPEGGMFLWLTLPQGVDTQALLPRAVARKVAYVPGSPFYALGGGENTMRLSYSNATPDQITRGIRALGDTLREALAGS, encoded by the coding sequence ATGACCACCCCCTCTCCCGCCCCGCTGGCCTTCGATCTGGACGGCACGCTGTCGCGCCGCGCGCAGAGCATGACGGCCAGCGCCATCCGCGAGATCCTGAAGGTCACGCAGCAGCCGGACGTGATCAGTTTCGCCGGGGGTCTGCCCGCGCCGGAGCTGTTCCCGCTGGACGAGGTGCGCGCCGCGAGCAACCGCGTGCTGGACGTGTACGGTCCGGCGGCGCTGCAGTACTCGACGACCGAGGGGCACGCGCCGCTGCGCGAGTGGATCGGCGCGCAGGCGGGCATTCCGGCGCGGAACGTGCAGATCGTGACCGGCAGTCAGCAGGGCCTAGACCTGCTCGGCAAGGTGCTGATCGACGAGGGGGACGTGGTGCTCGTGGAGGCCCCCACGTATCTGGGCGCGCTGCAGTCCTTCCAGCCGTACCTGCCCAGGTACGTGCAGGTGCCCACCGATGACGGCGGCATCGACGTGGACGCGCTGGAGGAGGTGTTGAAGACCACGCGCGCGAAGCTGCTGTACGCCGTGCCGAACTTCCAGAACCCCACCGGCCGCACCCTGAGCGCCGAGCGCCGCCGCCGACTGGTGGAACTCACGGCGCAGCACGGCGTCCTGCTGATCGAGGACGACCCGTACGGGCAGCTGCGCTTCACGGGCGAGGCCGCCCCCAGCCTCTACAGCCTGGGCCTGGACCTGCACGGCGACGCGGACCGCAACCACGTCATCTACTCCAGTTCCTTTTCCAAGACGCTGGTGCCGGGCCTGCGCGACGCGTGGGTGCAGGCCGCCGCGCCGATCATCAATAAATTGATCCAGGCGAAGCAGGGCGCGGACCTGCACACGCCCACCTTCAACCAGATGATCATCGCGGAACTCGTGGACACCGTCCTGCCCCGCCAGATCGAACGGGTGCGGCAGGCGTACGGCGAACGCGCCCGCCTGATGCTCGAGCGCATCCACGCGGACTTCCCGGCCGGGGTGCAGTCCACCACGCCCGAGGGCGGCATGTTCCTGTGGCTGACCCTCCCGCAGGGCGTGGACACCCAGGCGCTGCTGCCCCGCGCCGTCGCGCGCAAGGTCGCGTACGTGCCCGGCAGTCCCTTCTACGCCCTGGGCGGCGGCGAGAACACCATGCGCCTCAGCTACAGCAATGCCACGCCGGATCAGATCACGCGGGGCATCCGGGCGCTGGGCGACACGCTGCGCGAGGCTCTGGCCGGGAGCTGA
- a CDS encoding VF530 family DNA-binding protein, with protein sequence MVDGEKGLPRQPSTARDPLHGVTLERVVTHLQAEYGWDELARRIPVKCFQSNPSVTSSLKLLRKEGWAREQVEGEYVRLVQRENANPLIEALKTGTVTDEVQAPSQTKTHEALGWALRHGAAEADLLALLGRIHDVNFWPGTSTLPLLNLAIDRDAPPTFVRALLQAGALPDDPRYWLPLLHSVDVEGQAYREGRRAPRTDVLDLLVARGAKPGQADRRGVTAREIATSYGLRVVLNRLEQLGA encoded by the coding sequence ATGGTTGATGGAGAGAAAGGCCTGCCGCGTCAGCCATCAACGGCCCGCGATCCGCTGCATGGCGTGACGCTGGAACGCGTCGTGACGCACCTCCAGGCCGAGTACGGCTGGGACGAGCTGGCGCGGCGCATTCCGGTGAAGTGCTTTCAGAGCAACCCGAGCGTGACGAGCAGTCTGAAGCTGCTGCGCAAGGAAGGCTGGGCGCGCGAGCAGGTGGAGGGCGAGTACGTGCGGCTCGTGCAGCGCGAGAACGCCAACCCGCTGATCGAGGCGCTCAAGACCGGCACCGTGACGGACGAGGTGCAGGCCCCAAGTCAGACGAAGACACACGAGGCGCTCGGCTGGGCGCTGCGGCACGGCGCGGCGGAGGCGGACCTGCTGGCCCTGCTGGGCCGCATTCACGACGTGAACTTCTGGCCCGGCACGTCGACGCTGCCGCTGCTGAACCTCGCCATCGACCGGGACGCGCCGCCCACGTTCGTCCGGGCGCTGCTGCAGGCGGGGGCGCTGCCAGACGACCCGCGCTACTGGTTGCCGCTGCTGCACAGCGTGGACGTGGAAGGACAGGCGTACAGGGAGGGTCGCCGCGCGCCGCGTACGGACGTGCTGGACCTGCTCGTGGCACGCGGCGCGAAACCGGGGCAGGCGGACCGGCGTGGCGTGACCGCCCGCGAGATCGCCACGTCGTACGGGCTGCGGGTGGTGCTCAACCGCCTGGAACAGCTGGGCGCCTAG
- the fba gene encoding class II fructose-1,6-bisphosphate aldolase — translation MLVTGNDILIPARAGHYGVGSFNTNNMEITQAIIHTAERLRSPVMVQMSEGAIKYGGQDLANIVIDLAKRATVPVALHLDHGSSYESALKAIKMGFTSIMIDASHHSFDENVKETKRVVEAAHAMGISVESELGRLGGIEEHIVVDEKDAFLTDPEEAVQFIEQTGTDYLAIAIGTSHGAFKGKGRPYIDHARIEKIASLTGIPLVAHGSSGVPQEIVERFRAAGGQIGEAAGIADEDLQRATQFGIAKVNVDTDLRLASTVGIREALMANPKEFDPRKIFGPARDVMSQVIEHKMRVLGSVGKA, via the coding sequence ATGCTCGTCACCGGTAACGACATCCTGATTCCCGCCCGCGCCGGCCACTACGGCGTCGGCTCGTTCAACACCAACAACATGGAGATCACTCAGGCGATCATCCACACCGCCGAGCGGCTGCGCAGCCCCGTCATGGTCCAGATGAGCGAGGGCGCCATCAAGTACGGCGGCCAAGACCTCGCCAACATCGTCATCGACCTCGCCAAGCGGGCCACCGTGCCCGTCGCGCTGCACCTCGACCACGGCAGCTCGTACGAGAGCGCGCTGAAGGCCATCAAGATGGGCTTCACGAGCATCATGATCGACGCCTCCCACCACTCCTTCGACGAGAACGTCAAGGAAACGAAACGCGTCGTGGAAGCCGCGCACGCCATGGGCATCAGCGTGGAAAGCGAACTCGGGCGCCTGGGCGGCATCGAGGAGCACATCGTCGTGGACGAGAAGGACGCCTTCCTGACCGACCCCGAGGAAGCCGTGCAGTTCATTGAGCAGACCGGCACCGACTACCTCGCCATCGCCATCGGCACCAGCCACGGCGCGTTCAAGGGCAAGGGCCGCCCCTACATCGACCACGCGCGCATCGAGAAGATCGCCAGCCTGACCGGCATTCCCCTCGTCGCGCACGGCAGCAGCGGCGTGCCGCAGGAGATCGTCGAACGCTTCCGCGCCGCCGGCGGGCAGATCGGCGAGGCCGCCGGGATCGCCGACGAGGACCTGCAGCGCGCCACGCAGTTCGGGATCGCCAAGGTGAACGTGGACACCGACCTGCGCCTGGCCAGCACCGTCGGCATCCGCGAGGCCCTCATGGCCAACCCCAAGGAATTCGACCCCCGCAAGATCTTCGGACCCGCAAGAGACGTCATGAGTCAAGTCATCGAGCACAAGATGCGCGTGCTCGGCAGCGTCGGCAAGGCCTGA
- a CDS encoding S8 family peptidase, whose protein sequence is MKKRNLLMLGAALTLGGLSQAEAGRISPTLLQRAQKGDQTQVGVIVRFQFANDERGRAQFKNLRGQLNSKLAALGPMAGFVRQAVNSGKATQLWLDQSIYLPMTPVQARALALLPFVSDVFENFKVQIPKPQRAVALSAAAAAPGEAWHLAKIGAPQAWAAGFKGQGIKIGHLDSGIDASHPQLNGKVAAFAEFNADGDRVANAAARDTTNHGTHTAGLLVGDTVGVAPSAKVISALVLPNNEGTFAQVIAGMQYVLDPDNNADTDDGADIVNMSLGIPGTFDEFIVPVQNMLKAGVVPVFAIGNFGPASASTGSPGNLPDAVGVGAVDRNGQVASFSSRGPVNWNSTIKGVFVKPDIAAPGVEITSAFPNGQYGALSGSSQASPIAAGAVALLLSAKPGTSVDAIKNALYTSASNAGSKNNNVGYGLISVPGALGKLGVNAGGTPAPTPTPTPTPTPAPTPTPTPTPTPTPTPTPTPTPTPAPAPAPTGPAGYSLCALEGSKCDFSGQKDAAFGTAGKYLTGVGTDGFNCTVAEWGRDPAPGLRKGCFIKDRPGTPAPAPAPTPAPAPTPAPAPSTGKKPTVMLVDDDMGQGADVTAALRDAIKANAASGGAFVWNTQSQGAVPLSELKRADIVVWATGEQYQNTITPADQNTLQQYVAGGGNLLITGQDIGYDIGTSAFYTGILKTRFVADSSGQAKFVTRGAFGSTAFTLNAQGSAANQFYPDVIADQGGSSVVASWGTANAIAGTITAQSIRVDPNKNRAAQKVKEPRGLVEQLAASVVNTVLGQIFGGNTQAQGQNRPRVSAQSAGENAGAIVANDAGKYRTVTMGFGLEGLTPNSRNLLMKTSFDWLMK, encoded by the coding sequence ATGAAGAAGCGAAACCTCTTGATGCTCGGCGCGGCCCTGACCCTGGGCGGCCTGAGTCAGGCTGAAGCAGGCCGGATCTCCCCGACCCTGCTGCAACGCGCGCAGAAGGGCGACCAGACACAGGTGGGCGTCATCGTACGGTTCCAGTTCGCCAACGACGAACGCGGCCGCGCCCAGTTCAAGAACCTGCGCGGCCAGCTGAACAGCAAGCTGGCCGCACTGGGCCCCATGGCCGGGTTCGTCCGGCAGGCCGTGAACTCTGGCAAGGCCACGCAGCTGTGGCTGGACCAGAGCATCTACCTGCCCATGACCCCGGTGCAGGCCCGCGCCCTGGCCCTGCTCCCCTTCGTCAGTGATGTATTCGAGAACTTCAAGGTGCAGATTCCCAAACCGCAGCGCGCCGTGGCGCTCAGCGCCGCCGCCGCCGCTCCCGGCGAGGCCTGGCACCTCGCCAAGATCGGCGCGCCGCAGGCCTGGGCCGCCGGGTTCAAGGGGCAGGGCATCAAGATCGGCCACCTCGACAGCGGGATTGACGCCAGCCACCCGCAGCTGAACGGTAAGGTCGCCGCGTTCGCCGAGTTCAACGCCGATGGCGACCGGGTGGCGAACGCCGCCGCACGGGACACGACCAACCACGGCACGCATACGGCAGGCCTGCTGGTTGGAGATACCGTGGGGGTCGCGCCCAGCGCCAAGGTCATCAGCGCCCTGGTCCTCCCCAACAACGAGGGGACCTTCGCGCAGGTCATCGCCGGGATGCAGTACGTCCTCGACCCTGACAACAATGCCGACACCGACGACGGCGCGGACATCGTGAACATGAGCCTGGGCATTCCCGGCACGTTCGACGAATTCATCGTGCCCGTGCAGAACATGCTCAAGGCGGGCGTGGTCCCGGTGTTCGCCATCGGGAACTTCGGCCCGGCGTCCGCCAGCACCGGCAGCCCCGGCAACCTGCCCGACGCGGTCGGGGTCGGCGCAGTCGACAGGAACGGTCAGGTGGCGAGCTTCAGCAGCCGCGGCCCCGTGAACTGGAACAGCACCATCAAGGGTGTGTTCGTGAAACCCGACATCGCCGCGCCCGGCGTGGAAATTACCAGCGCCTTCCCGAACGGGCAGTACGGCGCCCTGAGCGGGTCCTCGCAGGCCAGCCCCATCGCGGCCGGTGCTGTGGCGCTGCTGCTCTCCGCGAAACCTGGAACGAGCGTGGATGCCATCAAGAACGCGCTCTATACCAGTGCCAGTAATGCGGGCAGCAAGAACAACAACGTGGGCTACGGACTGATCAGTGTCCCCGGCGCGCTGGGAAAACTGGGTGTGAATGCCGGTGGGACGCCAGCCCCAACGCCCACGCCTACCCCGACACCTACGCCAGCCCCAACGCCCACGCCTACCCCGACACCCACCCCGACGCCGACTCCCACTCCTACGCCGACACCCACGCCAGCGCCCGCTCCGGCACCCACCGGCCCGGCCGGTTACAGCCTCTGCGCGCTGGAAGGCAGCAAGTGCGACTTCAGCGGACAGAAGGACGCCGCGTTCGGCACCGCCGGCAAATACCTGACCGGCGTCGGAACCGACGGGTTCAACTGCACGGTCGCCGAGTGGGGCCGCGACCCCGCCCCCGGCCTGCGCAAGGGCTGCTTCATCAAGGACCGACCCGGCACACCCGCCCCGGCGCCGGCACCCACGCCCGCCCCGGCACCCACGCCCGCCCCGGCACCCAGCACCGGTAAGAAACCCACCGTCATGCTCGTGGATGACGACATGGGCCAGGGGGCTGACGTCACGGCCGCGCTGCGCGACGCCATCAAGGCCAACGCGGCCAGCGGCGGGGCGTTCGTGTGGAACACCCAGAGTCAGGGTGCCGTGCCCCTGAGCGAACTCAAACGCGCCGACATCGTCGTGTGGGCCACCGGCGAGCAGTACCAGAACACCATCACGCCCGCCGACCAGAACACCCTGCAGCAGTACGTGGCGGGCGGCGGCAACCTCCTGATCACCGGGCAGGACATCGGCTACGACATCGGCACCAGCGCCTTCTACACCGGCATCCTGAAGACGCGCTTCGTGGCGGACAGCAGCGGCCAGGCGAAATTCGTGACGCGCGGCGCGTTCGGCAGCACCGCCTTCACCCTGAACGCCCAGGGCAGCGCCGCCAACCAGTTCTACCCCGACGTGATCGCCGACCAGGGCGGCAGCAGCGTCGTCGCCTCGTGGGGCACCGCGAACGCGATCGCAGGGACGATCACTGCGCAGAGCATCCGCGTGGATCCGAACAAGAACCGCGCCGCGCAGAAGGTCAAGGAACCCCGCGGACTGGTCGAGCAGCTGGCCGCCAGCGTCGTGAACACCGTCCTGGGGCAGATCTTCGGTGGGAACACCCAGGCGCAGGGGCAGAACCGTCCGCGCGTCAGCGCCCAGTCCGCCGGTGAGAACGCCGGAGCGATCGTCGCGAACGACGCCGGGAAGTACCGCACGGTCACGATGGGCTTCGGCCTGGAGGGCCTGACGCCCAACAGCCGCAACCTCCTGATGAAGACCTCCTTCGACTGGCTGATGAAATAA
- a CDS encoding nucleotide exchange factor GrpE, which produces MFRKRGPKMTDDQHKPTDTAEATAKTVNEDGLDVPDTEADNMAEDAETAFPGMDGLDEGMLGQVQEMMAKLERADELEKENADLKGRLARLATDFDSYRRRTQEDVNAAQGQGVSKAAEALMPVYDDMDRAVTMGAADPAKLIPGMQAVQGKILGVFAGLGLEATGKEGEAFDPQWHEALQVVPGDEDDVIVQVYQLGFRMGDRLVRPARVVVSRKG; this is translated from the coding sequence ATGTTCCGCAAGAGAGGCCCCAAGATGACCGACGACCAGCACAAACCCACCGACACCGCTGAAGCCACCGCAAAAACCGTCAACGAGGACGGCCTGGACGTGCCCGACACCGAGGCCGACAACATGGCTGAGGACGCCGAGACCGCCTTCCCCGGCATGGACGGCCTGGACGAGGGCATGCTCGGGCAGGTGCAGGAGATGATGGCGAAACTGGAACGCGCCGACGAACTGGAGAAGGAGAACGCCGACCTGAAAGGCCGCCTGGCGCGTCTGGCGACCGACTTCGACAGCTACCGCCGCCGCACCCAGGAGGACGTGAACGCCGCGCAGGGCCAGGGCGTCAGCAAGGCCGCCGAGGCGCTGATGCCCGTGTACGACGACATGGACCGCGCCGTGACCATGGGCGCCGCCGACCCCGCCAAGCTGATCCCCGGCATGCAGGCCGTGCAGGGCAAGATCCTGGGCGTGTTCGCGGGCCTGGGCCTGGAAGCGACCGGCAAGGAAGGCGAGGCGTTCGACCCGCAGTGGCATGAGGCGCTGCAGGTCGTGCCCGGCGACGAGGACGACGTGATCGTTCAGGTGTACCAGCTGGGCTTCCGCATGGGCGACCGCCTCGTGCGCCCCGCGCGCGTCGTCGTCAGCCGGAAGGGTTGA
- the dnaK gene encoding molecular chaperone DnaK: MPKAVGIDLGTTNSVISVMEGGRPEVIVNAEGARTTPSVVAYKGDERLVGQIARRQAALNPAATLFEVKRFIGRRWDEVKMEAERSPFTVKEGPGGSVRIEVNGQDLAPEQVSAEVLRKLVNDASAKLGEKIRDVVITVPAYFDNSQREATKQAGEIAGLNVLRVINEPTAAALAYGLERKGNETVLVFDLGGGTFDVTILELGDGVFEVKSTSGDTHLGGADFDQRIVDWLAGEFQKDNNFDLRKDKQALQRLIEAAEKAKIELSNASETSISLPFITFDPETRTPMHLERTLSRAKFEELTSDLLRRVRKPVEQALADAKLDASKIDEVILVGGSTRIPAVKRIVQDIIGKTPNESVNPDEAVALGAAVQAGIIQGDSSLGDIVLVDVTPLTLGVEVKGGMIAPMITRNTTVPAKKTEIYTTAENNQPGVEINVLQGERPMANDNKSLGRFKLEGIPPMRAGQPQIEVTFDIDANGILHVTAKEKTSGKEASIRIENTTTLDKSDVERMVQEAEQNAAADKQRREKVEKRNNLDSLRVQALGQIEENGSATQDAKDKLKAAADEAEEAVRSDDDARIDAAQKKLEEELRTFMTAAQAQGQQDDGTVNLGKDKQDDDVIDADFKPAE; this comes from the coding sequence ATGCCCAAAGCAGTCGGAATTGACCTCGGTACCACCAACTCTGTGATCTCCGTCATGGAAGGCGGCCGCCCCGAAGTGATCGTGAACGCCGAAGGCGCCCGCACCACCCCCAGCGTCGTCGCGTACAAGGGCGACGAGCGCCTCGTCGGGCAGATCGCCCGCCGTCAGGCTGCCCTGAACCCCGCCGCCACGCTGTTCGAAGTCAAGCGCTTCATCGGCCGCCGCTGGGACGAAGTGAAGATGGAAGCCGAACGCAGCCCCTTCACCGTGAAAGAAGGCCCCGGTGGCAGCGTCCGCATCGAAGTGAACGGTCAGGACCTCGCGCCCGAGCAGGTCAGCGCCGAGGTGCTGCGCAAACTCGTGAACGACGCCAGCGCCAAGCTGGGCGAGAAGATCCGCGACGTGGTCATCACCGTGCCCGCGTACTTCGACAACAGCCAGCGCGAGGCCACCAAGCAGGCCGGTGAGATCGCGGGCCTGAACGTCCTGCGCGTCATCAACGAACCCACCGCCGCTGCGCTCGCCTACGGCCTGGAACGCAAAGGCAACGAGACCGTCCTGGTCTTCGACCTGGGGGGCGGCACCTTCGACGTGACCATCCTCGAACTGGGCGACGGCGTGTTCGAAGTGAAATCCACCAGCGGCGACACTCACCTGGGCGGCGCGGACTTCGACCAGCGCATCGTCGACTGGCTCGCGGGCGAATTCCAGAAGGACAACAACTTCGACCTGCGCAAGGACAAGCAGGCCCTGCAGCGCCTGATCGAAGCGGCCGAGAAGGCCAAGATCGAACTCAGCAACGCCTCCGAGACCTCGATCAGCCTGCCGTTCATCACCTTCGACCCCGAAACCCGCACCCCCATGCACCTCGAGCGCACCCTGAGCCGCGCAAAGTTCGAGGAACTCACGAGCGACCTGCTGCGCCGCGTGCGCAAGCCCGTCGAGCAGGCCCTCGCCGACGCCAAGCTGGACGCCAGCAAGATCGACGAAGTGATCCTGGTGGGCGGCAGCACCCGCATCCCCGCCGTGAAGCGCATCGTGCAGGACATCATCGGCAAGACCCCCAACGAGTCCGTGAACCCCGACGAGGCCGTCGCGCTCGGCGCCGCCGTGCAGGCCGGGATCATCCAGGGCGACTCCAGCCTGGGCGACATCGTGCTGGTCGACGTGACCCCGCTGACGCTGGGCGTGGAAGTCAAGGGCGGCATGATCGCCCCGATGATCACCCGCAACACCACGGTGCCCGCCAAGAAGACCGAGATCTACACCACCGCCGAGAACAACCAGCCCGGCGTGGAGATCAACGTCCTGCAGGGTGAACGCCCCATGGCGAACGACAACAAGAGCCTGGGCCGCTTCAAACTGGAAGGCATCCCGCCCATGCGCGCCGGTCAGCCCCAGATCGAGGTGACCTTCGACATCGACGCCAACGGCATCCTGCACGTCACCGCCAAGGAGAAGACCAGCGGCAAGGAAGCCAGCATCCGCATCGAGAACACCACCACCCTCGACAAGAGCGACGTGGAACGCATGGTGCAGGAAGCCGAGCAGAACGCCGCCGCCGACAAGCAGCGCCGCGAGAAGGTCGAGAAGCGCAACAACCTCGACAGCCTGCGCGTCCAGGCCCTCGGCCAGATCGAGGAAAACGGCTCTGCCACGCAGGATGCCAAGGACAAGCTGAAGGCCGCCGCCGACGAGGCCGAGGAAGCCGTCCGCAGCGACGACGACGCCCGCATCGACGCCGCGCAGAAGAAGCTGGAAGAGGAACTCCGCACCTTCATGACCGCCGCGCAGGCGCAGGGTCAGCAGGACGACGGGACCGTCAACCTTGGCAAGGACAAGCAGGATGACGACGTGATCGACGCGGACTTCAAACCCGCCGAATAA
- a CDS encoding oxidoreductase, whose protein sequence is MTPIKSPLAPRADAADLVKDIDLKGQTAVVTGGASGLGIETVRALLGAGARVIMPVRDTARGEQVARDLAQATGNSDVHVLHLDLSSLASVRQAAREILALAPQIRMLINNAGVMATPQGQTADGFETQFGTNHLGHFQLTRLLLPALMAAAPARVVSLSSSAHRLSDIHWDDPNFRATPYDPWQAYGQSKTANALFAAELNRRYADQGVTANAVHPGGIMTGLQKHMPEGEAQRRGWIDENGAPHPAFKTPAQGASTSIWAATAPELDGVGGLFLEDLQQSTPLDETNPNPMFGYKLHALDADSARRLWTLSEDLIDQTGK, encoded by the coding sequence ATGACCCCTATCAAGAGCCCCCTGGCCCCCCGCGCTGACGCTGCCGACCTCGTGAAAGACATTGACCTGAAAGGGCAGACCGCCGTCGTGACCGGAGGGGCCTCCGGACTGGGCATCGAGACCGTTCGCGCCCTGCTGGGCGCCGGGGCGCGCGTGATCATGCCCGTCCGCGACACCGCGCGCGGCGAGCAGGTCGCCCGTGACCTCGCCCAGGCCACCGGGAACAGCGACGTGCACGTCCTGCATCTGGACCTGTCCTCGCTCGCGTCGGTGCGGCAGGCCGCCCGCGAGATCCTGGCCCTCGCCCCGCAGATCAGGATGCTCATCAACAACGCGGGCGTCATGGCTACACCGCAGGGCCAGACCGCCGACGGCTTCGAGACGCAGTTCGGCACGAACCACCTGGGGCACTTTCAGCTGACCCGCCTGCTGCTGCCCGCGCTGATGGCCGCCGCGCCCGCCCGCGTCGTGTCACTGAGCAGCAGCGCCCACCGCCTCAGCGACATCCACTGGGACGACCCGAACTTCCGGGCGACCCCCTACGACCCCTGGCAGGCGTACGGGCAGAGCAAGACCGCCAACGCCCTGTTCGCCGCCGAACTCAACCGCCGCTACGCCGACCAGGGCGTCACCGCGAACGCCGTCCACCCCGGCGGGATCATGACCGGGCTGCAGAAGCACATGCCCGAAGGCGAGGCGCAGCGGCGCGGCTGGATCGACGAGAACGGCGCGCCCCACCCCGCCTTCAAGACTCCCGCGCAGGGCGCGAGCACCAGCATCTGGGCGGCCACCGCGCCCGAACTGGACGGCGTGGGCGGCCTGTTCCTCGAGGACCTCCAGCAGAGCACCCCGCTGGACGAGACCAACCCCAACCCGATGTTCGGGTACAAACTCCACGCCCTGGACGCGGACAGCGCCCGCCGCCTCTGGACGCTCAGCGAGGACCTGATCGACCAGACCGGGAAATAA
- a CDS encoding DnaJ C-terminal domain-containing protein → MAYKDYYDVLGVSRGASDADIKSAYRKLAKQYHPDKNAGDEKAAERFKEIGEAYAVLSDPEKRKVFDQFGHTGQVPPGYQGGGFQGGDFAGFDGSQFSDFFQGLFGGAGRRGGAGFQGGAQVNLEDLLGGGLGGAGQSRRFVQNVEGELQVTLEEAFNGSDEVINVDGKRLSLRVPAGTRDGARLRLAGQGPGGGDVLLTIRVLEDARFDLDGDHLTTSVDVPAPVAALGGDVTVQTLSGKGNLSVPPGSSGGRRMRLRGQGWPKKDGTRGDLYVRLNVTVPATLSDEQKELYRRLRDLG, encoded by the coding sequence ATGGCGTACAAGGACTACTACGACGTGCTGGGCGTGTCGCGCGGCGCGTCCGACGCGGACATCAAGAGCGCGTACCGCAAACTGGCCAAGCAGTACCACCCGGACAAGAACGCCGGGGACGAGAAGGCCGCCGAGCGGTTCAAGGAGATCGGCGAGGCCTACGCGGTCCTCAGCGACCCGGAAAAACGCAAGGTGTTCGACCAGTTCGGCCACACCGGGCAGGTGCCCCCCGGCTACCAGGGCGGCGGGTTCCAGGGTGGGGACTTCGCGGGTTTCGACGGGTCGCAGTTCAGTGACTTCTTCCAGGGCCTGTTCGGCGGGGCCGGCCGGCGGGGTGGCGCGGGCTTCCAGGGGGGCGCGCAGGTGAACCTCGAGGATCTCCTCGGCGGCGGTCTGGGCGGCGCGGGGCAGAGTCGCCGCTTCGTGCAGAACGTGGAGGGCGAGCTGCAGGTCACGCTGGAGGAAGCCTTCAACGGCTCGGACGAGGTCATCAACGTGGACGGCAAACGCCTGAGCCTGCGCGTCCCGGCGGGCACGCGCGACGGCGCGCGCCTGCGACTGGCCGGGCAGGGCCCGGGCGGCGGGGACGTGCTGCTGACCATCCGCGTGCTGGAGGACGCCCGCTTCGACCTGGACGGCGACCACCTGACCACCAGCGTGGACGTGCCCGCGCCCGTCGCGGCGCTGGGCGGGGACGTGACCGTGCAGACCCTGAGCGGCAAGGGAAACCTGAGCGTCCCACCGGGCAGCAGTGGCGGGCGGCGTATGCGTCTGCGCGGGCAGGGCTGGCCGAAGAAGGACGGCACGCGCGGCGACCTGTACGTCCGCCTGAACGTCACAGTGCCCGCCACCCTGAGCGACGAGCAGAAGGAGCTGTACCGCAGGCTGCGCGACCTCGGGTAA